One window of the Mesotoga infera genome contains the following:
- a CDS encoding methyltransferase domain-containing protein, translated as MLGKDIGFLAPIIKFVARHPGIMRSRVFMKAMKTFPAKVSRTYDEKVKKNELAYLEIKEGLRLIEGSPMRILDLCTGSGAAAILSAFSFPEATIDALDYSEEMLKIVGEKTELLNLNNVRTVRGDAASLQYADGSFDLITSSNAPVYLPEIERVLRSGGFVLLSFSFAGSSFIKAEKSIDRYFKRHNLEFRALKRAGKGAFAIAAKAPAIQ; from the coding sequence TTGCTGGGAAAAGATATCGGTTTTCTGGCACCAATAATTAAGTTTGTAGCAAGACATCCGGGCATCATGAGATCCAGGGTTTTCATGAAAGCAATGAAGACATTTCCTGCTAAAGTCAGTCGTACTTATGATGAAAAGGTCAAGAAGAATGAGTTAGCTTATTTGGAGATCAAAGAAGGATTAAGACTAATCGAAGGTAGCCCCATGCGGATCCTGGATTTGTGTACAGGATCGGGAGCAGCAGCAATCTTATCCGCTTTCTCTTTCCCTGAAGCAACGATTGATGCCCTCGACTACAGCGAGGAAATGCTCAAGATAGTAGGCGAGAAGACAGAACTACTAAATCTCAATAATGTGAGAACGGTAAGAGGAGATGCTGCGAGTCTTCAGTACGCAGACGGATCTTTTGATCTCATCACTTCATCAAATGCTCCCGTCTATCTGCCTGAGATCGAGAGAGTTCTGAGGTCCGGCGGCTTCGTTCTCCTCTCATTTTCATTCGCAGGTTCGTCATTCATCAAGGCAGAAAAGAGTATTGACCGGTACTTCAAAAGACACAATCTTGAGTTTCGTGCGCTTAAACGTGCGGGCAAGGGAGCCTTCGCAATTGCAGCGAAGGCGCCCGCTATACAATAA
- a CDS encoding PadR family transcriptional regulator, translating to MNSENAPCCHGGYEKMHRFLEFCLLLLLKEESSHGYGLIEKLPYFGFSSEELNIGNLYKTLRKMESQEFVNSHWVEGGQGPKKRVYEIAALGLEELNIWIDALKRRKVMIEKAIGRYDKISVAQGKSPDPVPASE from the coding sequence ATGAACTCGGAAAACGCGCCTTGTTGTCATGGGGGATACGAGAAGATGCACAGATTCCTCGAATTCTGTCTTCTATTGCTACTGAAGGAAGAGAGCAGCCACGGATATGGGCTCATTGAAAAGCTGCCTTACTTCGGATTCTCTTCCGAAGAGCTTAACATCGGAAACCTGTACAAGACCCTAAGAAAGATGGAAAGCCAAGAGTTCGTAAATTCTCATTGGGTCGAAGGTGGGCAGGGTCCAAAGAAAAGGGTTTACGAGATTGCAGCTTTGGGTCTTGAGGAACTGAATATATGGATTGACGCTTTGAAGAGAAGAAAGGTAATGATAGAAAAGGCAATTGGAAGATACGATAAGATCTCCGTTGCTCAAGGGAAATCTCCGGACCCGGTGCCAGCAAGTGAGTAA
- a CDS encoding permease: MSHDDSRSLNSSAFSVFGQQCGNGKFLRQAIELSAKKGYALYASVGRMNALTTVIVIYVFLALALVLSMIKSKEKTKKAFKVAGKALVKTMPSLLAVLGIVGLTLGILTPEKISTFLGAEGGWFATILAAVIGAIMLIPSLVAFPLAGSLLRSGATVTTISVFITTLVMVGFVTIPLEAKILGKKFTAMRNGLGFVGALVIAIIMGMII, from the coding sequence ATGTCGCACGACGACAGTAGATCTCTGAATTCATCGGCTTTTTCGGTCTTTGGTCAGCAGTGTGGCAATGGGAAATTCTTGAGGCAAGCAATTGAACTTTCGGCAAAAAAAGGCTATGCGCTTTATGCAAGCGTTGGGAGGATGAATGCTTTGACAACTGTAATAGTAATATACGTTTTTCTTGCTCTCGCACTTGTTCTATCAATGATCAAGAGCAAAGAAAAGACAAAGAAAGCTTTCAAAGTGGCTGGAAAGGCTCTGGTAAAGACTATGCCAAGTCTTCTGGCGGTTCTAGGAATAGTCGGCCTTACACTGGGAATTCTTACTCCAGAGAAGATATCTACTTTTCTAGGAGCTGAGGGTGGTTGGTTCGCAACGATTCTTGCCGCAGTAATAGGAGCGATCATGCTAATACCTTCTCTAGTCGCTTTTCCACTTGCCGGTTCACTATTACGCTCAGGAGCCACTGTCACAACAATTTCCGTATTCATAACCACTCTCGTTATGGTCGGCTTTGTGACAATTCCGCTCGAGGCTAAAATACTCGGCAAGAAATTTACGGCCATGAGAAATGGGCTTGGCTTTGTAGGGGCGCTGGTAATAGCGATTATTATGGGGATGATAATATGA